In Formosa haliotis, the sequence AATAGCAATATCCTTTATAAGTTCTTAAAAACTCAGTATTTTTGCAGCCTAAATTCTATAAGATATGTCTGTCGCACAGAAAGATTACAAAAAAGTTACTGTAAAAACATTGCAAGATATGAAGGTTAATGGTGAAAAAATATCGATGCTTACCGCATACGATTACACCATGGCCAGGATTGTAGATGGAGCTGGCGTAGACGTTATACTTGTGGGCGATTCTGCTAGTAATGTTATGGCGGGGCATTTAACAACCTTACCCATTACTTTAGATCAGATGATTTATCATGCATCTTCTGTTGTTCGTGGTGTTTCTCGAGCTTTAATAGTTGTTGATTTACCTTTTGGAAGTTATCAAAGCGACCCTAAAGAAGCCTTGCGTTCTGCTATTAGAATTATGAAAGAAAGTGGTGCGCACTCTATAAAAGTAGAAGGTGGTAAAGAAATAAAAGAATCTATAAAACGAATTTTAAATGCTGGAATACCTGTTATGGGGCATTTAGGATTAACACCACAATCTATTTATAAATTTGGAACATTTACCGTTCGTGCTAAAGAAGAAGAAGAAGCTAAAAAATTAATTTCTGATGCGTTAATGCTTCAAAAAGCAGGATGTTTTGCCGTTGTTTTAGAAAAAATCCCTGCAAAACTGGCTAAAAAAGTTGCCGAAAAATTAACCATTCCGGTAATAGGTATTGGAGCTGGAAACGGTGTAGATGGTCAAGTTTTAGTATTGCATGATATGATTGGAATGACCCATGAATTTAATCCGCGTTTTTTACGTCGCTATTTAAATTTATATGATGAAATGACAACCGCCTTATCACAGTATGTAACCGATGTAAAATCGTTAGATTTCCCTTCTGAAGATGAGCAATATTAATTTAAACCCCTTGGCTTAGTTAGATATTGAAAACTTTAGAACGTCAATGATAATTTCATAGAATTAGAGATTTGAAAAAACAGGAGCCTTTCTCCTGCCGTACACGCATCTACTTCTAAAAGCTCTTGATTTTGAAACATTTTATTGATATCTTCTTATAATCCGCTAACGATCTAGATATAATGAAAATACTTTCCAACAAATCTAACCTGCAAATTTTATTTGAAGACAATCATATGATTGTTATCAATAAGCGCACGGGAGACATTGTTCAAGGCGATAAAACTGGAGACGAACCATTAAGCGAGGTTATAAAAGCCTATATAAAAGACAAATATAATAAGCCCGGAAATGTATATTTAGGTGTGGTACATCGGTTAGATCGGCCTACTACAGGCTTGGTTATTTTTGCAAAAACAAGCAAAGCCTTAACACGATTAAATGCCATGTTTGCCGAGAAAAAGGTAAATAAAACCTATTGGGCCCTAGTAAATAATGCACCTCCAAAACAGCAGGACACTTTAATAAACTGGCTGAAAAAAAATCCGAAAAACAATAAATCTACAGCCTATCCAAAAGAAATTAGGGATAGTAAGAAAGCAATTTTACACTATACCGTCCTAAAAAAATTAGACCGATATGTCTTGTTAGAAATAGCATTAGAAACGGGCAGACACCACCAAATTAGATGTCAGTTAGCCCAACTAGGCTGTAAGATTAAAGGCGATTTAAAATATGGCGCCCATAGGAGTAATAAAGATGCGAGTATCCATTTACATGCTAGACATATTCAATTTACGCACCCCGTTACTAAAGAAGATATACTTATTACCGCCCCATTACCGCAAGATGCCCTTTGGGATGCTTGCCTTTAAACCTTCCGATACGGATATTTTAATTGCAGTGAAACTCCTTGATCTGGTTTAGATTTTAATTTAAAATGAGCGTTTATAAGCGCTGCCCTACTCTCCATATTTATTAAACCAGAACCCTGTTCTATTTTATTGATATCGAAACCTACGCCATCATCTTCCGCATAGAGCATTAAACAGTTTGGCGTATAATTAATTCGGGTCTTTAAATGGGACGCTTCCGAATACTTTAAAGTATTCGATAAAAACTCTTGAAAAATACGGAATAGAATCATGCCATCTTTTTTATTTTCTAGTAGGCTTGAATCGCCTTCAATAATAACTTCAGCATCAATTCTACCCAGTTTATTGAATCGTTTTATTTCATTATTTATAGAATCTTGAAATCCGCGATGCATAACCACTTCACCATTTAAAGATTTAGAGATGGCTCGTAATTCATCTAAACTTTCTTTAACTAAATCTTTATTTTCTGAAACATAAGGCTCCAATTCTGGATCTATTTGTTTGCCCAACATTCCTAATTGTATAAATGCTACAGACAGTAGTTGCCCGACATTATCGTGGAGTTCTTGCCCAATATGTTTTAATGTTTGTTCCTGAATTTCTATTTGAGTCCTAGAAATTTCTTCGTCAAAAATTCGTTGTTGTTCAATTTTATCGCGCAACAATTTATTTTTCCGCTTCTGAAACGTAATAAAAAATATTATAATAAGTGTACAAACAACTAACAACACAGCTGTCATATACACCAATAGATAGCGTTCTGCTGCGGTACTTACTATTTGTTCTGCGGGTTGCACCATACTAAGGCTATACTGAAAGATAAATACATTAATAAATTAGATGTTAATCGAATTAAATCTTTTAAATGTACATATTCTATGTCGGATTGAGAATTATACGTATCAAAAAATATAAGCGGCTGAGTTACTAAAAAATATAATAATATTATAGCACTGATGTAAAAATTTAACGATTTATGGAAATTTAAAATCTTATCGGAACGCAATACCTCTAGAAAATAAAAGGTGATACAACAAACTATTAAGGTCATTCCACTAATATTTATTGTATTTACAAAGCCTTCAAAAAACACGTTATAATCTAGAACGATATAAACTAATATAATTGCTAAAAACGCCCAAGTTGCTATTTTAATCCATTTTTTATAGCGTGAATCTGAAATAATTTGTCGGTAATAAAACGAAAAAAATAAGGGACTCCCTATACACCAACATAAATTATAGAACCAATAATTACGTTGAAACAATGTGCCTTCTATACTATAATAAATTCCCCAATCCCTAAAATATCTTGGGTAAAACCCTATCAGTTCCATAAAAAACACGGCAATTAAGTACCAGATAAAGTAAACCCCCACCGTATTCTTATAACTTCTATAAAAATACAAACCAGTTATGGCGGCAAAGGCGATAACTGATTTGGTTAAAAAACTGTAATTACTTAATAAAAATTCTTTCAATTCAGGAAATTATACATTATTATTTAAAATTACTGAGGATAAGTAGCTTCTGGCGGATGTCCAGCTCCTCCTAAATTTAAGGGATCTGCTCCCGTAAAATCGCTAGAACCTTGCTGAATTACACTAAAAGGCATACCACTTTTCGACTTCGAGTTATCTATGGTAGGCACAATAAAAACAGTGGTTAAACCTGGTTGTTCCGGATCTTTTTTATTTTTAACATAGGCCGCTAAATACACCCGTAATCCGTTAATGGCATGTTCTGAAAGTCCTTTCGAATGGGCTTGCTTTTTAGCATACCAAATATAGTTTTCTATTTCTGACAGTGAAAACCAAACAGAGCGATTATCAAATTTATTCTTTTCAAAATGAGATGCATTTATGGCATCATATCGCGATTGATACGCTTTCGACATTTCTTCTGCTAACTGAACAGATATCAATCCATTTGGATTTGAAAACGTGTTATCGGATTCCGATGGTGCTACCGACTCTGAGGTTGGAGGTTCCCGCTCTAAATTAATTTCCTTTTCATCTGTTTTGGTTTCCAGCAATTGGGAACCAACGACGCCTATTAAAACGCCTAATAAAATTAATGCTAGTTTCTTCATTTTTGTTTTGGTTTTTATTGATTATACTTAGTTAAAAATAATAGGTTAGCCCAACCAGCCTTCGCGATCTAAACTTCTATACTGAATAGCTTCGCTAATATGCGCCCCCAAAACAGCTTCAGAGCCTTCTAAATCTGCAATGGTTCTTGAAACTTTCAAAATACGGTCGTAAGCTCTGGCCGATAAGTTTAAACGCTCCATAGCTGTTTTTAATAAATGCTTCGAGGTATCATCTAGTTTGCAAAACGTACGAATGTGTTTCGTATTCATTTGGGCATTATAATGTACATTTTCAAAATCTTTAAAGCGTTCGGTTTGCAAGGCTCTGGCTTTAGAAACTCGTTCTCTAATAACGACAGACGATTCTCCTTTTCTGTCTTCAGAAAGTTTTTCGAAAGGTACAGGAGTGACTTCAATATGAATATCAATCCGATCTAATAAAGGGCCCGACACTCTACTTAAATAGCGTTGCATTTCTGCCGGTGAAGAGGTTACAGGTGCATTCGGATCGTTAAAAAATCCGCTCGGACTCGGATTCATACTCGCAACCAACATAAAACTACTCGGATAAGTTACCGTAAATTTTGCTCTAGAAATGGTAACCTCTCGATCCTCTAATGGCTGACGCATCACCTCTAAAACATCACGCTTAAATTCTGGAAGCTCATCTAAAAATAAAACGCCATTATGCGATAATGAAATTTCTCCTGGTTGCGGATAACTCCCGCCGCCTACAAGGGCGACGTTAGATATTGTGTGATGTGGACTTCGAAATGGTCGTTGCGACATTAAACCTAAATGCGCTTTTACACGCCCAACTACCGAATGAATCTTAGTAGTTTCTAAAGCTTCATGCAAAGTCATTGGTGGTAAAATAGATGGTAATCGTTTGGCTAACATGGTTTTTCCAGATCCTGGCGGACCAATTAAAATAATATTATGACCGCCAGCAGCAGCTATCTCCATACAGCGTTTTATACTTTCTTGGCCTTTAACATCGGCAAAATCGAATTCTGGGAAATCTAAATTTTTATAAAATTCTTCTCTGGTATTTATAACCGTTTGCTCAAGCGGAGTGCCATCTTTAAAAAAATCGATAACTTCTTTTATAGAAGCCACACCATACACTTTTAAATCGTTAACAATAGCAGCCTCTTTAGCATTTTGTCCAGGCAGAATAAAACCTTTAAATCCTTCCGATCGTGCTTTTAACGCTATAGGTAACGCGCCTTTTATGGGTTGAAGTGTACCGTCTAAAGACAACTCGCCCATAATAATATAATCTTCTAAACCTTCGGCGGGAATTTGTTTTGTGGCAGCCAAGATTCCAAGTGCTAAAGTTAAATCGTATGCAGAACCTTCCTTTCGCAAATCGGCTGGCGACATATTTATTATAATTTTCTTACCTGGAATTTTAAAGCCATTGTTTTGCAAGGCGGCTGCAATCCTGAAATTACTTTCCTTAATGGCATTATCTGGAAGGCCTACCAAATGATACCCAATACCCGAGTCTACATTTACTTCGACGGTAATGGTTGTGGCATCGACACCAAAAACAGCGCTTCCAAATACTTTTTTAAGCATAAAATGGTTAGTTTACTTAAAAGTAATAAAAATACACTAACCACCTGAATGAAAACAAATTAAATTCTAATTTTCAATCAAAGAACACCATAAAAACTAGAATTCCGGCTCTATAAAAAGTTAAACGCAAGCTATTTTTAAAATCTGTTTTGTTTCGGCTGTCACTTTAAATTGATTATCACTTCTACGATTAATTACCCAAACAATCTGATTTCCCGAACACAATACCCAAACTTGTTCTTTTTCTAAAAGCGATAATTTTTCATCTTTAAAATACTTACTTAATTTCTTTTTCCCACGCATACCCAACGGATAGAAAACATCGCCTTGTTCCCATTTTCGTACGGTTAATGGATATTGAAGTAAATCCTGATCTACAAAAATGGTTTGGTTTCCAGATACTTTAAGTTCGGAAACGGTTTCAAAAACTAATGTTCCAAAGTTGGTTTCTAGCGATTTTAAATCTTTAGGAATTTTATATTGTGCTTCAACTATGGCGTCTTGGCTAGTGTTCGAACTTAAAATTAAATACTCGCGATCTTTAAGCAAACGATGGGTTTCTGAAAACACTTGCTTTCCCGATTGCGATTTTAACAACTTAAGAATATCCTCCCAAGCCGTAAAATTATACGGTTTTAAGAGTTCGTATAAATACGGTTTCGGATCTGGAAATTTCAATAATTTAGAAACATCAAATTTTATAATATCGCCATCAAAATGCACAACGTCTTTATAGACTTGGGTCATATAATCGTCAATTAAAACTTTAGAGTCTTGTAAATGATCTTGGGTATTTTTAAAATTTTGAAGCCATTGCGGATTAATAGCTTTTAACACCGGAATAACATCGTGTCGCAATTTATTTCGCAAATATTTCGTGGAGCTATTACTACTATCTTCTCGCCAAGAAATAGTATTTAATTTGGCATATGCCTCTATATCTGTACGCGAAAATGGGAGTAACGGACGAACAATATAATCGTTAATTTCGGGAATACCGGTTAATCCATCCAATCCCGTTCCGCGAGATAAATTGATTAGAAAGGTTTCTAAATTATCATCGGCATGGTGTGCGGTTAACACATAATCGAATTTTAGCAAGGCTATTAACTCTTCGAACCAGCGGTAACGTAATTCGCGTGCCGCCATTTGGATAGACAATTTCGTGTCTTCGGCATATTGTTTAGTATCGAAACTTTCAATAAAAAGCTCCACATCTAGAGCTTCGGCTAAATTTACTAGAAACGCTTCATCGGCATCACTTTCTGCTCCTCTTAAATTAAAATTACAATGTGCTAATGCTATATTCAACCCTAATTCATGGCATAAATTTGCCAATACCACACTATCTATTCCACCAGAAATAGTGACTATAAGTTTCTTATCTTTTAAAAACGGAAGGGTTTCCGAAATGTGGGTTTTAAACGTTTCGATCATACTACAAAGATACACTTTTAAAAAAACGGATTTCAAAATTCATGTATCGTTAAAATCAGTCTGTTAACATTTATTAACGCTTAAATTCATTAACTTTAGAACAACCGACATTAAGACTTTAAGCATGAAAACACAACAGCAAATTAACGACGACACCGCCCAAAAAGCTTTTAATAAAAAAGTAGTTGCCATAACTTCTAGCCTACAATCTTATGTAAAACACCGTTTGCATATCGCCGAATCTGTAGGCATAATACGCAAAAATTTATATCATTCTAATGGCGTTATAGACGATTGCATTGTACGTTTATACGAGAAAGGTTACGATACCGATATGTCTGCTCACGATTTAAAAATAAAACTATTCAGGATTTTAGATATTTACTTAGAAGAACTTTTTATTAAAGAAGGACAACACCAAAATACAGTAAGTACGAATAGTATCTTACAAGAAGAATTGAATCGGTTAGACGAACCCTACTCCATAGATGGCGATATGGATTTTGTTATGCTAGAAGATCTTGATGATATTTCTTACAAACAAAACAGACATGAAAAAGGAGTGTTTTTATACGATGAAAACAACCAAAAAATAGTAAATGCTTTGGAGTTAGGAGACCACCAAAATACCACAAACAGAAAAATAGTGAGTAAATTTTATGGTTGGTTACCCATAAGAATTTCGAATGTTGTCGATTTATATGTATTCGCAAATTTGCCTTACGAAGATATTTCTAGAATAAAAAAGATTGAAGTAAAACGGATTGAAAACATTTTAATTAATGTAAAAAAACGGTTCCGAAAGCATTTAACTTAATGCTCTAAAGCTTGGCGCATGGCTTTAGCCTTTACCAAACATTCCTCGTATTCACTTAACGGGTTGCTTTTAGATGTAATAGCACCTCCTACAGAATATGACACATAATGTTTACTCTGGTTATATAAAATGCTTCGTATAATGACATTAAAATCGAAATCTCCTTCGGGAGTAAAATATCCCACTGTACCGGAATACAAACCACGTTTAGTTTCTTCTAATTCTTCAATAATTTTCATAGCCGAAAGCTTGGGAGCCCCCGTCATGCTTCCCATTGGAAAAGTTGATTTTAAAACATCGATAGCCGAAGTATTTTCGGAAATCTGAGATGTTATCGTAGAAATCATTTGATGCACCTGTGGAAAAGTGTACACTTTACATAATTCCTCGACAGTTACACTCCCTTTTATTGCGGTTTTAGATAAATCGTTTCGCACTAAATCCACAATCATAATATTCTCACTGCGTTCCTTTTCGTTAGCTTCTAGTTCCCGTTTTAACAGAGCATCTTTTTCAGGATTACTGGACCGTTTTGCTGTGCCTTTAATTGGTTGTGAGATAATAGTATTTCCTACTTTTTTAATATACCGTTCTGGAGATGCAGACATTAAAAATTTATCTTGTTGTTTTAAAAAGGTAGCGAAAGGTGGTTTAGATAAATCGTTAAGCTTTTGATAGGTTTCTAGCGGATTAATTTCGGCATTTTCGGCATAAAACTCTTGGCAAAAATTCGCTTCGTAAATATCGCCACGATGAATATGTGCCAACATACTATTCACCTTTTCAAAATACGCGTCTTTATGAATGCGTAATTTTATTTTTATCGGGTGTGAGGCCTCCGAATGCGATTCTAATACGGTATTGGTTATGGCGATAAAATCATCTTCAACCTCATCTTCAACCACATTTAAATACCTAATCTCAACCTGATTTCCCTTAATAAGAAAGATTTTTTTAGGCTGAAAGAAGAACACATCAGCAAATTCTAATCCATCAAAATTATTAGATTGTAATTGTTCTAAGCCATTTTTTACATCGTAGGTTAAATAGCCAAAAATCCAGTCATTAGTAGACTCTTGGTATGCTTTTAAAGATTCAAATGCATCAAAATAATCGGTTTGCATGCTCGTAAAAGCATCTACAGCTAGAATGGCATCGAAACTTGAATACGAGGTATTGTACTGGTTAGAATCCATCCAAATCACTTCCTCATACTGCTGACTCCAATGCAAAAGTTGCTGTTTAAACACAGCTAAATCTTCAATATTTCTTGATTTTGAAATGCGCAAATTGTAAAAAATTTAGCTGTAAAGTTAGTTAGTTTCTTTAAAAAAGTATCTAATTTGTATATTAGTTTAAATCTTTTTTCAATGTATACATTACAAAATAAATCTTTAAAAATTGCGGTAAATCCTGTCGGTGCAGAACTTTCGGAAATAAGCGCAGTTCAAAACACCAATCAGTTTATGTGGAATGCTAATCCCGATGTTTGGGGAAGCTTTGCTCCTAATCTTTTCCCTGTAATTGGGGCTATAAAAAATAATAGTGCCATAATTGATGGTGAACATTATGCCGTTCCTAGACATGGGTTTGTAAGGCATAATACCGATATAATATTAGAGGAGCAAACCGAATCTAAACTGGTGTTTTCCCTACTTTACAATACAGATTTACTAAAAATATATCCTTTTAAATTTAAATTTACAATACAATTTGAATTGATTGAGTACGCTGTAAAAGTGACTCATATTGTTGAAAATTTAGACGATAAACCTATTTATTTTTCTATTGGAGGGCATCCGGCTTTTAAATGTCCGGTTTTCGAAAATGAAACATACACCGACTATTATTTAGAATTTGATACTGAAGAAAATTCGGAGTCTTACGCCTTAAATACAGCTTTAGGTTTAATTACCGACCGTACATTTCCCGTTATTTCTGAAGCCAACACAATTTCGTTGCATTACGATTTGTTTACTGAAGATGCCTTAGTGTTCAAAGATTTAAAATCGAAAAAAGTTGCTTTAAAAAGTCGTAAAAACGGTACCATTTTAACCGTAGATTTTCCCGACTTTCCATATTTAGGAATTTGGGCAAAACCAAAAGCAGATTATGTGTGCATAGAACCTTGGCTTGGCGTTGCCGATCATGAGCATCATAATCAAGATTTTAAAACTAAAGAAGGTATTATTATGTTACCCACAAAACAAACATTTAAAGCGGCTTATACTATTGAAATAGACCCAAAGCATTTAGTTTAAAAGGAATAATAGCCTTAACTTTGTAGCCTAAATTACTATAAGTGACTTTTCAAAATTTAAATTTAAACACCCCACTTTACAACGCTCTAGACGATCTAGGCTTTACTACGCCAACCCCTATTCAAGCCGAGGCTTTTAGTGTGGTTAGCTCTGGTAAAGATGTCGTTGGTATTGCACAAACAGGTACAGGAAAAACCTTTGCCTACATGCTTCCTATTCTTAAAGAACTAAAATTCTCTAAACAAGAAGCACCAAGAATTTTGGTTTTGGTTCCAACTCGAGAATTGGTTGTGCAGGTGGTCGATGAAATTGAAAAACTTTCTAAATACATTAATACCCGCATTTTAGGCGTATATGGTGGCACCAATATAAACACCCAAAAACAACAGGTTGCACAAGGCATCGATATATTGGTAGCCACTCCTGGACGTTTATATGATTTGGCTGTAAGTCGTGTTTTAAAATTAAAATCGATTCAAAAGTTAGTGATTGATGAAGTAGATGTTATGCTAGATTTAGGGTTTAGACATCAGTTAATTAATATTTTCGATATCCTTCCAGAACGTCGCCAGAACATCATGTTTTCGGCCACCATGACACAAGATGTCGATGCCTTAATCAACGATTTTTTTATAACTCCAGAACGTGTTTCTATAGCAGTTTCAGGAACACCTTTAGAGAATATTCGACAAGAACGTTACAATTTACCCAACTTTCACACCAAAGTCAACCTGCTAAACGCTATGCTTCAAGATAAAGAAGCTTTTAATAAAGTATTGATTTTTGTGGCGCTTAAAAAAATGGCCGACCGGCTATTTGAAGCTTTAGACGAAACTTTTAGCGAGGAAAGTTGTGTGATTCACTCCAATAAAACACAAAATTACCGACTTCGAAGTATAGAACAATTCAGAAACGGAGACAATCGTATACTTGTTGCTACCGATGTTATGGCCCGCGGATTAGACATAGATAATGTATCGCATGTTATTAACTTCGATACTCCAGATTTCCCTGAAAATTACATCCATAGAATTGGTAGAACCGGACGTGCCGAACGCGAAGGCCATGCCATTTTGTTTTCTACTAAAAAGGAAGCAGAAGCCGTTGAGCGTATTGAAACCCTAATGAAAATGGAAATTCCTTTAAAAGAAATTCCAGAAGACATTGTCATTTCTACCGAATTATTAGAAGAAGAGCGTGATAAAATAAAGGAACGATATAATCCCTTAAAACGCCGAGATGAAGATGCTCCTGGTCCTGCATTTCATGAAAAGAAAGAAAAAAATAGCAAAGAAAACTTAGGCGGATCTTACCGTCGTGAAATTGCTAAAAAATACAAAAAGCCTAAAACGCGAGGCGATAAAAATTATAATAAACGCAATAAAAAGAAATAACAACTATTTTACATTTCCCCCTATGAAACTTAACTATATTCTACTACTTTGTTTTAGTCTATTTTTACTGCAACCTACGCATGCCAACGCTCTACCTAGTTCTGCTCCAGAATGGGGTCCTACGGGACATAGAACAGTAGGAAAAATTGCAGATTCTTATTTAAAAGAAGTACAAAACGCGCCGTTAGCAAACTATTAAACAGACATACGTTGGCCTTTGTATCGACTTACGGAGATGAAATAAAATCGGATGACCGATATAAAAAATTCTATGCTTGGCACTTCGTAAATATGAAAGCAAATGAAACGTATGAAGCTTCCACTAAAAATCCAGAGGGTGACATCGTAACGGGATCAGAATACTGCATTCAAGTGCTTAAAGACAAAAATGCTAGCGATGCTGACAAAGCTTTTTATTTAAAATTATTAATTCATTTAATAGGCGATATCCACCAACCTTTACATGTCGGTTTAGAAGAAGATAAAGGCGGAAACGACATTAAAGTAAAATGGATGGGCAAAAGTACAAACTTACATCGTGTTTGGGATAGCGACATGATTAACGGGTATAATATGAGTTATACCGAATTAGCTGAAAATGCCGATGCCTTAACCAAAGCTCAAGTAAAAGCCATACAAGAAGGCAGTATTACAGATTGGGTAAACGAATCTCACGTTTTGGCCAACGATATTTATAAGGATGTACAGGCTAATGACAACTTAAGTTATAAATATGCCTACCTACATTTTACAACAGCACGAACTCAGCTTCAAAAAGGAGGAATCCGTTTGGCTAAAATTCTAAACGATATATTTTAATCCTGAATTATAATAATATATGTTGGCGGTGTAGATATCTACATCGCCTTTTTTATTTCAAGTAGTTTCAAAAATAAATTGTAACCGATTACCGTTAAGCGAAGATAACGGTAAATACAGCTAATATTTTAAAAATAGAGCACGCTAACTATTTTATATTCATACTTTTGCATCCCCAAATAAAAATAGGAAACAATTTTTTAATTTTTTGGAATGACGATGAAACGGTTAATTACAAATGAATTTGGAACGCTTAAACTATACGAAAAATATGTTTTTGCACAAATGAATGAAGGTATTACAATTACTAAAGATTTGAATAACATCTTACTTCAAATTGCCAACACATATTATAAAGACTCACCATTTGTATATATTACAAATAGAAAAAATTCTTACTCGGTAGATCCTGCAATATATTTAGAAACCTCTAAAATTAAAAACCTAATAGGATTCGCTATTGTATCTAACATCCCTTTAGCGCTAAGTAACGTTAAAATAGAACGCATGTTTTTAGATAAACCTTGCGAAACTTTCGACGTTATTTCCGACGCAAAACAATGGGCAAATACACTCGTAAAACAACATCACAAATTAAAAGATGGCAAGCCAATAAAAATGGCTAGCTTATAATTACTTAAACAACGGGTCTTTTATAAAACAATAGATTTCCTGTCATGCAACAAACAAGAAGGCAAATAAGAACCATTTTTCCAACTTATTTCCATTAATGCTTTTAAAGGTCGTGACCAGAAAAATTTCTTTCCCTATAAAAAAAAAGCCGCCTAAAAAGTATGAAAATACATCATTCTGAATTTATTTCAGAATCTCCTCATATTGAAAACCAAATATGTGAGAACCTGAAATAAATTCAGGTTGACGAAAACTCAACTTTTTAGACGACCTTTTCTAAATATAATTTAAATCTGTGTTTTAAACATGTAAAGCACGATCTCCGGTTGCAGCTAAAGCCGCTTCTTTAATCGCTTCAGTAAATGTAGGGTGTGCGTGAGACATTCTAGACACATCTTCGGCACTTGCTCTGTACTCCATTGCTACAACGGCTTCAGCAATCATATCGGCAGCACGAGCACCAACCATATGTACACCTAAAATTTCATCGGTAGTTTTATCTGCTAGAATTTTTACAAATCCATCTAAATCCATACTAGCTCGACTTCTACCTAAAGCACGCATTGGGAACGATCCTACTTTGTATTCTACACCTGCTTCTTTTAATTGCTCCTCAGATTTACCTACAGTAGCAACTTCTGGCCAAGTGTAAACTACACCTGGAATTAAGTTATAATCGATATGTGGCTTTTGTCCGGCCAAAGTTTCGGCAACAAATACACCTTCTTCTTCAGCTTTATGCGCTAACATCGCACCTTTTACAACATCACCAATAGCGTAAATGTTAGAAGCACT encodes:
- the panB gene encoding 3-methyl-2-oxobutanoate hydroxymethyltransferase, which gives rise to MSVAQKDYKKVTVKTLQDMKVNGEKISMLTAYDYTMARIVDGAGVDVILVGDSASNVMAGHLTTLPITLDQMIYHASSVVRGVSRALIVVDLPFGSYQSDPKEALRSAIRIMKESGAHSIKVEGGKEIKESIKRILNAGIPVMGHLGLTPQSIYKFGTFTVRAKEEEEAKKLISDALMLQKAGCFAVVLEKIPAKLAKKVAEKLTIPVIGIGAGNGVDGQVLVLHDMIGMTHEFNPRFLRRYLNLYDEMTTALSQYVTDVKSLDFPSEDEQY
- a CDS encoding RluA family pseudouridine synthase, whose product is MKILSNKSNLQILFEDNHMIVINKRTGDIVQGDKTGDEPLSEVIKAYIKDKYNKPGNVYLGVVHRLDRPTTGLVIFAKTSKALTRLNAMFAEKKVNKTYWALVNNAPPKQQDTLINWLKKNPKNNKSTAYPKEIRDSKKAILHYTVLKKLDRYVLLEIALETGRHHQIRCQLAQLGCKIKGDLKYGAHRSNKDASIHLHARHIQFTHPVTKEDILITAPLPQDALWDACL
- a CDS encoding sensor histidine kinase, coding for MVQPAEQIVSTAAERYLLVYMTAVLLVVCTLIIIFFITFQKRKNKLLRDKIEQQRIFDEEISRTQIEIQEQTLKHIGQELHDNVGQLLSVAFIQLGMLGKQIDPELEPYVSENKDLVKESLDELRAISKSLNGEVVMHRGFQDSINNEIKRFNKLGRIDAEVIIEGDSSLLENKKDGMILFRIFQEFLSNTLKYSEASHLKTRINYTPNCLMLYAEDDGVGFDINKIEQGSGLINMESRAALINAHFKLKSKPDQGVSLQLKYPYRKV
- a CDS encoding YifB family Mg chelatase-like AAA ATPase, whose amino-acid sequence is MLKKVFGSAVFGVDATTITVEVNVDSGIGYHLVGLPDNAIKESNFRIAAALQNNGFKIPGKKIIINMSPADLRKEGSAYDLTLALGILAATKQIPAEGLEDYIIMGELSLDGTLQPIKGALPIALKARSEGFKGFILPGQNAKEAAIVNDLKVYGVASIKEVIDFFKDGTPLEQTVINTREEFYKNLDFPEFDFADVKGQESIKRCMEIAAAGGHNIILIGPPGSGKTMLAKRLPSILPPMTLHEALETTKIHSVVGRVKAHLGLMSQRPFRSPHHTISNVALVGGGSYPQPGEISLSHNGVLFLDELPEFKRDVLEVMRQPLEDREVTISRAKFTVTYPSSFMLVASMNPSPSGFFNDPNAPVTSSPAEMQRYLSRVSGPLLDRIDIHIEVTPVPFEKLSEDRKGESSVVIRERVSKARALQTERFKDFENVHYNAQMNTKHIRTFCKLDDTSKHLLKTAMERLNLSARAYDRILKVSRTIADLEGSEAVLGAHISEAIQYRSLDREGWLG
- the tilS gene encoding tRNA lysidine(34) synthetase TilS, which gives rise to MIETFKTHISETLPFLKDKKLIVTISGGIDSVVLANLCHELGLNIALAHCNFNLRGAESDADEAFLVNLAEALDVELFIESFDTKQYAEDTKLSIQMAARELRYRWFEELIALLKFDYVLTAHHADDNLETFLINLSRGTGLDGLTGIPEINDYIVRPLLPFSRTDIEAYAKLNTISWREDSSNSSTKYLRNKLRHDVIPVLKAINPQWLQNFKNTQDHLQDSKVLIDDYMTQVYKDVVHFDGDIIKFDVSKLLKFPDPKPYLYELLKPYNFTAWEDILKLLKSQSGKQVFSETHRLLKDREYLILSSNTSQDAIVEAQYKIPKDLKSLETNFGTLVFETVSELKVSGNQTIFVDQDLLQYPLTVRKWEQGDVFYPLGMRGKKKLSKYFKDEKLSLLEKEQVWVLCSGNQIVWVINRRSDNQFKVTAETKQILKIACV
- the pabB gene encoding aminodeoxychorismate synthase component I codes for the protein MRISKSRNIEDLAVFKQQLLHWSQQYEEVIWMDSNQYNTSYSSFDAILAVDAFTSMQTDYFDAFESLKAYQESTNDWIFGYLTYDVKNGLEQLQSNNFDGLEFADVFFFQPKKIFLIKGNQVEIRYLNVVEDEVEDDFIAITNTVLESHSEASHPIKIKLRIHKDAYFEKVNSMLAHIHRGDIYEANFCQEFYAENAEINPLETYQKLNDLSKPPFATFLKQQDKFLMSASPERYIKKVGNTIISQPIKGTAKRSSNPEKDALLKRELEANEKERSENIMIVDLVRNDLSKTAIKGSVTVEELCKVYTFPQVHQMISTITSQISENTSAIDVLKSTFPMGSMTGAPKLSAMKIIEELEETKRGLYSGTVGYFTPEGDFDFNVIIRSILYNQSKHYVSYSVGGAITSKSNPLSEYEECLVKAKAMRQALEH